The DNA sequence AAAAACAGCTTGAAACGGCGCCTCGAGTAGGGCAGTAGAAATACGCTGGGTCCGGCTCGCATGTCGGCGTCGGCCGCGAGGAAGTCGTGTCGTGTCATGAAATATATCGCGATTAAATAATTCCCACCGCTTTCGATTGAGCAAGAATGACTTGCCTTCCTGACATCTCTGGCGACCTTGCTAGACGCCTCGGCGCTTCCGCGCTGGCGCATCCGGTCGCTTCTACTCTGATGCAATCGATGGCGTCCTCGCATCGCCTCATCGCGGTCTGTCCGAGTGGGCGTTCGATCAAAGTGTCGGCGTTCCTCCCTTGCGTCGCGTCCGGCGCGGATAGCGCAGGATTCGGCGTTTCGATTCGACTGCGGCGTTCATGAACGAGACTCTCCGGCCCGGGGCCGCAGCCGTCAGCGTCGACTCCGGCCTTTCGGCCCTATGCGGCGTCGCCGCCTATTACCGGATCGTGGCGGATCCGGCGCATATTCGCCGAGAGCTCGCGTTGCGCGACGGGCCGGTGAGTTCTCAGGATATCGTGCGCGCGGCCCTTCTGATTGGCCTCAAGGCGCGCATCATCGCCGATCCCGACAAGAACCGCATCGGCGCTCTACCGGCGCCGTCGATCGCCCGAATGCACGATGGCTCGTTCCAGGTGCTCGGCGGGCGGCTCCCCTCCGGCAACTATCGGCTCGTCGATCCCATCACCCGCATCGACCGCGAGCTGCCGCTCGAACGGCTCGTCGAGGAGATGGGCGGCGAGGCGATCCTCGTCTCCCGTAAACTCGGTGGCGCCGGTGTCGATCCGCAGACATTCGGCTTCAAGTGGTTCCTGCCCTCCATCTGGCGCTACCGGCGCCCGCTCGCGCACGTGATCGCCGCCTCCTTCGTCGTCCAGATCTTCGCGCTCGTGACGCCGCTGTTCTTCCAGGTGGTGATTGACAAGGTGCTCAGCCACAAAGGCTACGACACGCTCTTCGTCCTCGTCGGCGGCCTCGCCGTCATCGGCCTGTTCGACGTCGTCCTGCAATATCTGCGCAGCTATGCGCTGTCGCACACGACCAACAGGATCGACGTCGAACTCGGCCGACGCCTGTTCTTTCATCTCTTCCGCTTGCCGATGAGCTATTTCGAGACCCGCTCGGCCGGACAGACCGTCGCGCGCGTTCGCGAGCTCGAGACCATCCGCTCCTTCCTCACCGGACAGGGATTGTTCTCGGCGCTCGATATCTTCTTCACCATTGTCTTCATCATCGTCCTCTTCGCTTATTCGTGGAAGCTGACGCTGATCGTGCTGCTCTCGATCCCGCTCTATCTGCTCATCGCGCAATTGGTTCGCCCGGCGCTTCGCGAGCTGATCAAGGAAAAGTTCAATCGCGGAGCCGAAAGCCAGCAGATGCTCGTCGAGGCGATCGTTGGCGTGCAGACCATCAAGGCGGCGGCCGTCGAGCCGACCATGCAGGCGCAATGGGAGGAGAAGCTCGCCGCCTATGTCTCCTGCTCCTTCGACGCGGGGCTGGTCGGCGCGGGCGGGCAGAGCGCGATTCAATATGTGAGCAAGCTGACCAGTGCGGCGCTGCTGCTGTTCGGCGCCAAGGCGGTGATAGACGGCGAGCTGTCGGTCGGAGAGCTGGTCGCCTTCAACATGATCTCGGGACAGGTCGCCCAGCCAATCCTGCGGCTGTCGCAGATCTGGCAGGACTTCCAGCAGGTGCAGATTTCCATCGATCGGCTCGGCGACATTCTCAATATGCCGACCGAGCCGCTGAATGTCGCGCACTGCCAACTGCCGCGGGCCAAAGGCGCGATCGAGATGCGCAATGTCGCCTTCCGCTATCGTCCCGGCGCGCCGGAGGCGCTCAAGAATGTCTCGTTATCGATCCGACCGGGCGAGGTCGTCGGCGTCGTCGGACGCTCGGGCTCGGGAAAATCGACGCTCACCAAGCTCATTCAGCGCTTCTATCTGCCCGAGGAAGGACAGGTGCTGGTCGATGGCGTCGATCTCTCCCAGGTGAGCCCGGCTTGGCTGCGCGCGCAGATCGGCGTCGTGCTGCAAGAAAATCTTCTGTTCAACCGCTCGATCCACGACAATATCGCGCTCTCCAACCCCGCCATGTCGCGCGCGCAGGTGATGGCCGTGGCGCGGCTCGCCGGCGCCGACGAGTTCGTCGGCAAGCTGCCGCGGGGCTATGATACGGTGATCGAGGAGCGCGGAGCCAATCTTTCGGGTGGCCAGCGGCAGCGTATCGCCATCGCCCGCGCGCTCGCCATGAATCCGCCGATCCTCATCTTCGACGAGGCGACCAGCGCGCTCGATTACGAGAGCGAGCGCGTGATCCAGAAAAACATGTTCGAGATCGTCAAAGGCCGCACTGTCATCATCATCGCCCATCGGCTTCAAGCGGTGCGTCCCTGCGATAAGATCATCGGCATGCACGAAGGACGTATCATCGAGGTCGGAACGCATGACGAGCTGCTCGCGAAAAAAGGCGTCTATGCGCATCTTTGGGCGTTGCAGAACGATCTGACGAGGGCGGGATGACGATCTGGAGCCGCTTCGCCG is a window from the Methylosinus sp. C49 genome containing:
- a CDS encoding type I secretion system permease/ATPase; protein product: MNETLRPGAAAVSVDSGLSALCGVAAYYRIVADPAHIRRELALRDGPVSSQDIVRAALLIGLKARIIADPDKNRIGALPAPSIARMHDGSFQVLGGRLPSGNYRLVDPITRIDRELPLERLVEEMGGEAILVSRKLGGAGVDPQTFGFKWFLPSIWRYRRPLAHVIAASFVVQIFALVTPLFFQVVIDKVLSHKGYDTLFVLVGGLAVIGLFDVVLQYLRSYALSHTTNRIDVELGRRLFFHLFRLPMSYFETRSAGQTVARVRELETIRSFLTGQGLFSALDIFFTIVFIIVLFAYSWKLTLIVLLSIPLYLLIAQLVRPALRELIKEKFNRGAESQQMLVEAIVGVQTIKAAAVEPTMQAQWEEKLAAYVSCSFDAGLVGAGGQSAIQYVSKLTSAALLLFGAKAVIDGELSVGELVAFNMISGQVAQPILRLSQIWQDFQQVQISIDRLGDILNMPTEPLNVAHCQLPRAKGAIEMRNVAFRYRPGAPEALKNVSLSIRPGEVVGVVGRSGSGKSTLTKLIQRFYLPEEGQVLVDGVDLSQVSPAWLRAQIGVVLQENLLFNRSIHDNIALSNPAMSRAQVMAVARLAGADEFVGKLPRGYDTVIEERGANLSGGQRQRIAIARALAMNPPILIFDEATSALDYESERVIQKNMFEIVKGRTVIIIAHRLQAVRPCDKIIGMHEGRIIEVGTHDELLAKKGVYAHLWALQNDLTRAG